One part of the Vitis riparia cultivar Riparia Gloire de Montpellier isolate 1030 chromosome 8, EGFV_Vit.rip_1.0, whole genome shotgun sequence genome encodes these proteins:
- the LOC117921280 gene encoding UPF0481 protein At3g47200-like, which produces MEGQTRRSVAAEEGDQPSRNSSQTGPRPLRQIIDIDKISPRPEDWFASVISAERTDQSETQWVRRRIPKVPQILRRTQDFEKFYEPRVISFGPYHHGKPHLQQGEMLKPLFAQSFLAVSDQDIYKLYDEIDSNIGLVRMCYDKDQTNNYNSEELVRMMLLDGCSLLYFIYCVVNGDESNLHGLNVKSHFIAFARLDLFLLENQLPFEILKLLFEGARFGAATMEEMMKKFITSNITRPAGVALELDLVKEPPSHLLDLLRSGLLGPQPVPEQKGQSGGIWRGICPRETGEQQGDWQSYRNIKELAAAGIHLKPSRTTYLSDISFESYFFFGYLKLPQITIDASTKLMLLNLAAYEMSPNGPADLGVTSYICFLDSLIKNAEDVMLLQSNYTLFNFLGSDEKVADLFNDIAKDLVPNSTAYAHVKSGIQKHYNNKVNVCISKWLHANFTFLAFIAAVLALGLSISQTYFAAFPPHK; this is translated from the coding sequence ATGGAGGGCCAAACAAGGAGGAGCGTTGCAGCAGAAGAAGGCGATCAACCAAGCAGGAACAGTAGCCAAACTGGGCCCAGGCCGCTTAGGCAGATAATTGATATTGATAAAATCTCGCCTAGGCCGGAAGATTGGTTCGCTTCTGTGATATCTGCAGAAAGGACTGATCAATCTGAGACTCAATGGGTACGGCGAAGGATACCAAAGGTTCCTCAGATTCTGAGACGCACCCAGGATTTCGAGAAATTCTATGAACCGAGGGTGATTTCGTTCGGTCCTTACCATCATGGCAAACCCCATCTTCAGCAAGGGGAAATGCTCAAGCCTCTATTTGCCCAAAGCTTCCTGGCTGTTAGTGACCAGGACATCTACAAATTGTACGACGAAATTGACAGCAATATCGGGTTAGTGAGGATGTGCTATGATAAGGATCAAACAAACAACTATAATAGTGAGGAACTCGTCAGGATGATGCTTCTGGATGGGTGTTCTCTTCTATATTTCATCTACTGTGTAGTGAACGGAGATGAGAGTAATTTGCATGGTTTGAATGTTAAAAGTCATTTCATTGCTTTTGCGCGACTGGACTTGTTCTTGCTTGAGAACCAACTTCCCTTTGAAATCCTCAAGTTGTTGTTCGAGGGAGCAAGATTCGGGGCGGCTACAATGGAAGAGATGATGAAAAAATTCATCACTTCTAACATCACTAGGCCAGCAGGAGTGGCTTTAGAATTAGATCTGGTAAAGGAGCCGCCTTCTCATCTCCTCGACCTTTTGCGAAGTGGGCTCCTCGGCCCTCAGCCTGTACCTGAACAAAAAGGACAGTCTGGAGGAATATGGCGGGGGATCTGTCCAAGGGAAACGGGCGAACAACAAGGCGACTGGCAGTCGTATCGAAACATCAAGGAACTTGCAGCTGCCGGGATCCATCTTAAACCGAGTAGGACGACTTACTTGAGCGACATATCTTTCGAGTCCTACTTCTTCTTTGGATACCTGAAACTTCCCCAAATAACCATAGACGCCTCCACGAAGCTTATGCTGTTGAACTTGGCAGCTTATGAAATGAGTCCAAATGGCCCAGCTGATCTTGGAGTCACTTCTTATATATGCTTCCTTGACTCCCTCATTAAGAATGCTGAGGATGTGATGCTGCTGCAATCAAATTACACTCTCTTCAACTTTCTCGGAAGTGACGAAAAGGTGGCAGACCTCTTCAACGACATTGCCAAGGATCTGGTGCCTAACTCTACTGCTTATGCTCATGTCAAATCCGGCATTCAGAAGCATTACAATAACAAGGTAAATGTCTGTATCTCTAAATGGCTGCACGCCAATTTCACCTTTCTGGCCTTCATTGCTGCAGTTTTGGCCCTTGGCTTAAGTATCTCTCAAACCTACTTTGCTGCTTTCCCCCCTCATAAATGA